A genomic stretch from Bacterioplanes sanyensis includes:
- the hslV gene encoding ATP-dependent protease subunit HslV — protein MTTIVSVRRGDEVVIGGDGQVSLGNTVMKGNARKVRRLYNDQVIAGFAGGTADAFTLFEKFEAQLQKHHGQLTRAAVELAKEWRSDRALRRLEAILAVADHTASLIITGNGDVVQPENDLIGVGSGGNYALAAARALLDNSDLSARDIVEKSLNIAGDICVFTNTNLTIETLHNDGPTNGESA, from the coding sequence ATGACCACGATTGTTTCCGTGCGCCGTGGCGATGAAGTTGTCATCGGCGGCGACGGCCAAGTGTCTCTGGGCAATACCGTAATGAAAGGCAATGCCCGCAAAGTTCGTCGCCTGTACAACGATCAGGTAATTGCTGGCTTTGCTGGCGGCACCGCCGACGCTTTTACCCTATTCGAAAAGTTCGAAGCACAGTTACAAAAACACCACGGCCAACTGACCCGCGCAGCGGTGGAGTTGGCGAAAGAGTGGCGCTCTGATCGCGCCTTGCGCCGCTTGGAAGCCATTCTGGCGGTGGCTGATCATACGGCCTCGCTAATCATCACCGGTAACGGCGATGTGGTGCAGCCAGAAAATGACCTGATTGGTGTTGGCTCGGGTGGCAATTACGCACTGGCGGCGGCACGTGCTTTGTTGGACAACAGCGATTTATCCGCACGCGACATCGTCGAAAAGAGCCTCAACATTGCCGGTGATATTTGTGTGTTTACCAACACCAATTTGACCATTGAAACCCTGCACAACGACGGCCCAACCAATGGAGAGAGCGCATGA